In Carya illinoinensis cultivar Pawnee chromosome 10, C.illinoinensisPawnee_v1, whole genome shotgun sequence, one DNA window encodes the following:
- the LOC122279807 gene encoding V-type proton ATPase subunit G-like, which produces MASNRVQGGIQQLLTAEQEAQHIVNAAKSAKMARLKQAKEEAEREIAENRAQIEREFQRKVAESSGDSGANVKRLEHETEAKIHHLKTEAARISQDVVDMLLKQVTTVKN; this is translated from the exons ATGGCATCCAATAGGGTTCAAGGTGGAATCCAACAATTGCTGACTGCAGAACAAGAAGCTCAACACATTGTCAATGCAGCCAAAAGTG cAAAAATGGCTAGGCTGAAACAAGCCAAAGAAGAGGCTGAAAGGGAGATTGCTGAAAATCGGGCCCAAATAGAGCGTGAGTTTCAGAGGAAAGTTGCAGAG aGCAGTGGAGATTCAGGTGCAAATGTTAAGCGGCTTGAGCATGAGACAGAGGCAAAGATCCATCACCTGAAAACAGAAGCTGCAAGGATATCACAGGATGTTGTTGACATGCTTCTGAAGCAAGTGACGACTGTGAAAAATTAA